The following proteins are encoded in a genomic region of Thiomonas sp. X19:
- a CDS encoding alpha/beta hydrolase: MKSNTQPRPARRGEPRRVIVSAASRRKPVEPQSAPGRVETGRMHPMQPAQPAQPASAPERPSPLPIQPIPAVSPLAPPPRPDAGLADLIDHAAHAMQARRTLGLSPAALGLAAADWWGHLAASPGKRLALANHALRQTAAYANYAVRAMGHRPGECGTPSCIGASPNDPRFADPAWQRYPFNLLQQAFLLQEDWWREATTGVHGVSAHHEQVVAFAARQWLDMLAPSNSPLTNPEVIDATLEHGGMNLLAGIKAWMDDAQRAVTGQPPAGTEHFIPGREVAATPGKVVLRNRLIELIQYSPSTPRVRAEPVLIVPAWIMKYYILDLSPQNSLVKYLVDQGHTVFMISWKNPTSDDRDLGMDDYLKLGPLAALDAVLRIVPGHKVHAAGYCLGGTLLAIAAAALAAKKDTRLATVTMLASQTDFTEPGELSLFIDESQVSFLEDMMWAQGYLDTTQMAGAFQMLRSYDLVWSRITRDYLLGERRPPNDLMAWNADATRMPFRMHSEYLRGLYLRNDLAEGRWKVDGQAVTVENVPQPWFVISTEADHVAPWRSVYKIHLLADSEITFVLTSGGHNAGIVSEPGHPHRHFRWATQAHDAAFLAPEQWLEQAALEAGSWWPRWHDWLVAHGSGMAPPPRLGAPELPPLMDAPGSYVLQR; the protein is encoded by the coding sequence ATGAAGTCAAACACGCAACCCCGTCCGGCCCGACGTGGCGAACCGCGCAGGGTGATCGTGAGCGCGGCGTCAAGACGCAAGCCCGTCGAGCCCCAGTCGGCGCCGGGGCGGGTTGAAACCGGCCGCATGCACCCGATGCAACCGGCCCAACCGGCGCAGCCTGCATCGGCACCCGAGCGGCCATCGCCCTTGCCGATCCAGCCGATTCCAGCCGTGTCCCCGCTGGCGCCACCACCACGGCCTGACGCAGGACTGGCGGATCTCATCGACCACGCCGCCCATGCCATGCAGGCACGGCGCACCCTGGGGCTTTCGCCCGCGGCCTTGGGCCTGGCTGCGGCCGACTGGTGGGGCCACCTCGCTGCCTCCCCCGGCAAGCGCCTGGCGCTGGCCAACCATGCTCTGCGCCAGACCGCCGCCTATGCCAACTATGCCGTGCGTGCCATGGGTCATCGTCCGGGTGAATGCGGCACGCCGAGTTGCATCGGCGCAAGCCCGAACGATCCCCGCTTTGCCGACCCGGCCTGGCAGCGCTACCCCTTCAACCTGCTGCAGCAAGCCTTCCTGCTGCAGGAAGACTGGTGGCGCGAAGCCACCACCGGGGTGCATGGCGTTTCGGCGCATCACGAACAGGTGGTGGCCTTCGCCGCACGGCAATGGCTGGACATGCTCGCGCCCAGCAACTCGCCGCTCACCAACCCCGAGGTCATCGACGCCACGCTCGAGCACGGCGGCATGAATCTGCTTGCGGGCATCAAGGCGTGGATGGACGACGCACAGCGCGCCGTCACGGGTCAGCCTCCCGCGGGCACGGAACACTTCATCCCTGGCAGGGAGGTGGCCGCCACGCCGGGGAAGGTGGTGCTGCGCAACCGGCTGATCGAGTTGATCCAGTACAGCCCGAGCACGCCGCGGGTGCGCGCCGAGCCGGTGTTGATCGTGCCGGCGTGGATCATGAAGTACTACATCCTGGATCTGTCGCCGCAGAATTCCCTCGTGAAATACCTGGTCGACCAAGGCCACACCGTGTTCATGATCTCGTGGAAAAACCCCACCAGTGATGACCGCGACCTCGGCATGGACGATTACCTCAAGCTCGGCCCGCTGGCGGCGCTCGATGCCGTGCTGCGCATCGTGCCCGGCCACAAGGTGCACGCCGCCGGTTACTGCCTCGGCGGCACGCTGCTGGCCATCGCTGCGGCGGCTCTGGCGGCGAAAAAAGACACGCGCCTGGCCACGGTGACGATGCTGGCGTCGCAGACCGACTTCACCGAGCCCGGCGAGCTGTCGTTGTTCATCGACGAAAGCCAGGTGAGTTTCCTCGAAGACATGATGTGGGCGCAGGGGTATCTGGACACCACGCAGATGGCCGGCGCTTTCCAGATGCTGCGCTCTTACGACTTGGTCTGGTCACGCATCACCCGCGACTACCTGCTCGGCGAACGCCGCCCACCCAACGACCTGATGGCCTGGAACGCCGATGCCACGCGCATGCCGTTTCGCATGCACAGCGAATATCTGCGCGGCCTGTATCTGCGCAACGATCTGGCCGAAGGCCGCTGGAAGGTGGACGGCCAGGCCGTCACCGTGGAGAACGTGCCGCAGCCGTGGTTCGTCATCAGCACCGAAGCCGACCACGTCGCGCCATGGCGCTCGGTCTACAAGATTCACTTGCTGGCCGACAGTGAAATCACCTTCGTGCTCACCAGCGGCGGCCACAACGCCGGCATCGTCAGCGAGCCGGGGCACCCGCACCGGCACTTCCGCTGGGCCACGCAGGCGCACGACGCAGCCTTCCTCGCCCCGGAACAGTGGCTGGAACAGGCAGCGCTGGAAGCGGGCTCGTGGTGGCCGCGCTGGCACGATTGGCTGGTGGCGCACGGCAGCGGCATGGCGCCACCGCCGCGCCTGGGCGCGCCCGAACTGCCGCCGCTGATGGACGCGCCCGGGAGTTATGTGCTGCAGCGCTGA
- a CDS encoding bifunctional enoyl-CoA hydratase/phosphate acetyltransferase: MTELIENRPLAELKIGDSASLTRNFTMDDVQTFALMSGDVNPSHVDATFAASDPFHKIVAHGMWSAALISNVLGTQLPGPGTAYLGQNLQFLKPVFLGDTVRVTVTVAAIDTPTGHAPRATLHCRVVNQRNETVVQGDAQVLAPTEKISRQRVHLPRLELRDPGVKLRALVAQAQAAASGRAPLAMAVVHAVDAVSLGGAVDAAQAGLIAPVFVGPEAKIRAAAVAAGIDLGPYPIVATEHSHAAAAKAVAMARAGEVQALMKGSLHTDELMHAVVDAENGMRTARRISHVFVIDAVGQPRLQLLTDAAVNVTPDLEAKRDIVQNAIDLAHALGIAQPKVAILAAVETVSSKIPSTIDAAALCKMADRGQIQGGLLDGPLAFDNAVSKRAAQTKGIISEVAGDADILVAPDLEAGNMLAKQLEYLAEAKVAGIVLGTRVPVVLTSRSDLPDARMASCALAVLLAAATRPPASTSQDPMTSA, encoded by the coding sequence ATGACCGAACTGATCGAAAACCGCCCGTTGGCTGAACTCAAGATCGGCGACAGCGCAAGCCTGACGCGCAACTTCACCATGGACGACGTACAGACCTTCGCATTGATGTCGGGTGACGTGAACCCCTCGCATGTGGACGCCACCTTCGCCGCCAGCGATCCCTTCCACAAGATTGTGGCGCACGGCATGTGGAGTGCGGCGCTCATCTCCAACGTGCTGGGCACGCAGCTGCCGGGGCCGGGCACGGCCTACCTCGGCCAGAACCTCCAATTCCTCAAGCCCGTTTTCCTGGGCGACACGGTGCGCGTCACCGTGACCGTGGCCGCCATCGACACGCCCACCGGCCACGCCCCGCGCGCCACCCTGCATTGCCGCGTGGTCAACCAGCGCAACGAAACCGTGGTGCAAGGCGACGCCCAGGTGCTGGCGCCGACTGAAAAGATCAGCCGCCAGCGGGTCCATTTGCCGCGGCTGGAATTGCGCGACCCCGGCGTGAAGCTGCGCGCGCTGGTCGCGCAGGCCCAGGCTGCCGCCAGCGGCCGCGCACCGCTGGCGATGGCGGTTGTGCATGCGGTCGACGCCGTGTCGCTGGGCGGCGCGGTGGATGCGGCGCAGGCCGGGCTCATCGCCCCGGTGTTCGTCGGCCCCGAGGCGAAGATCCGCGCCGCCGCCGTCGCCGCCGGCATCGACCTCGGCCCCTACCCCATCGTGGCCACCGAGCACAGCCACGCGGCGGCGGCGAAAGCCGTGGCGATGGCACGCGCCGGCGAGGTGCAGGCGCTGATGAAAGGCTCGCTGCACACCGACGAGCTGATGCACGCCGTGGTCGACGCCGAGAATGGCATGCGCACGGCGCGGCGCATCAGCCATGTGTTCGTGATCGACGCCGTGGGCCAGCCGCGCCTGCAACTGCTGACCGATGCGGCGGTGAACGTGACGCCCGACCTGGAGGCCAAGCGCGACATCGTGCAAAACGCCATCGATCTGGCGCATGCCCTGGGCATCGCGCAACCCAAGGTCGCCATTCTTGCCGCGGTCGAGACGGTCAGCTCCAAGATTCCCTCCACCATCGACGCCGCGGCACTTTGCAAAATGGCCGATCGCGGCCAGATCCAAGGCGGCCTGCTCGACGGCCCGCTGGCCTTCGACAACGCCGTGTCCAAGCGCGCGGCGCAGACCAAGGGCATCATCTCGGAAGTGGCCGGCGACGCCGACATCCTGGTCGCGCCCGACCTGGAAGCCGGCAATATGCTGGCCAAACAACTCGAATACCTGGCCGAGGCCAAGGTCGCCGGCATCGTGCTAGGCACGCGCGTGCCGGTGGTGCTCACCAGCCGCTCCGACCTGCCCGATGCACGCATGGCGTCTTGCGCGCTGGCGGTGTTGCTGGCGGCAGCCACAAGACCGCCAGCGTCCACATCGCAAGATCCAATGACCAGCGCATGA
- a CDS encoding acetate/propionate family kinase, producing MTSTILCFNAGSSSLKFALFDAEATRHPSGLPVAMLRGEIDAPQGKPMLSYARAGQTTESLAPGAVRGDIGAETAWLIAWLARTCDAPRPIAVAHRIVHGGLHYTKAVRITPEVFSDLQALTSLAPLHQGPGLAGVQAAQAVLPEAVQLACFDTAFHAGHTDAERRYAIPRSWHDRGYQRYGFHGLSFEAISRRLPAVLGERAQAAVLVAHLGSGASLCGMRGLQSVTTTMGFTALDGLVMGTRCGALDPGLVLQWFQHDQLSADDVETLLYQRSGLLGVSGISADTRDLLASKDPRAKQAVDLFVASIVRQVGAVATTLGGLDALVFTGGIGAHQAAIRAAVVQRLAWLGLGIDAAANSSGHLNIASGSSRIPILALPTDEEAVMAAQAAALVAPASA from the coding sequence ATGACGTCCACCATCCTCTGCTTCAACGCGGGCTCATCCAGCCTGAAGTTCGCGTTGTTCGATGCCGAGGCCACGCGCCACCCATCGGGCCTGCCCGTGGCCATGCTGCGCGGCGAGATCGACGCGCCGCAGGGCAAGCCCATGCTCAGTTATGCCCGCGCCGGCCAGACCACCGAAAGCCTGGCGCCAGGGGCCGTGCGCGGCGACATCGGCGCCGAAACCGCGTGGCTCATCGCCTGGCTCGCGCGCACTTGCGACGCACCCCGGCCCATCGCCGTGGCGCACCGCATCGTCCACGGCGGGCTGCACTACACCAAAGCCGTGCGCATCACGCCCGAGGTGTTCAGCGACTTGCAGGCGCTCACCAGCCTCGCCCCGCTGCACCAGGGCCCAGGACTTGCCGGGGTGCAGGCGGCGCAGGCCGTCTTGCCCGAAGCCGTGCAACTGGCCTGTTTCGACACGGCCTTCCATGCAGGCCATACGGATGCCGAGCGGCGCTACGCGATTCCGCGCAGCTGGCACGATCGCGGCTACCAGCGCTACGGCTTTCACGGGCTGTCGTTCGAGGCCATCAGCCGCCGCCTGCCGGCCGTGTTGGGCGAGCGCGCGCAAGCTGCGGTGCTGGTGGCGCATCTGGGCAGCGGCGCCAGCCTGTGCGGCATGCGCGGCCTGCAAAGCGTCACCACCACCATGGGGTTCACCGCGCTCGACGGCTTGGTGATGGGCACGCGTTGCGGCGCGCTCGACCCAGGCCTGGTGCTGCAATGGTTCCAGCACGACCAGCTGAGTGCCGACGACGTGGAAACCCTGCTGTACCAGCGCAGCGGCCTGCTCGGCGTCTCCGGGATCAGCGCCGACACGCGCGACCTGCTCGCCAGCAAGGACCCGCGCGCGAAGCAGGCGGTGGATCTGTTCGTCGCCAGCATCGTGCGGCAAGTCGGGGCTGTCGCGACCACGCTCGGTGGGCTGGATGCGCTGGTGTTCACCGGCGGCATCGGCGCGCACCAAGCCGCCATTCGTGCCGCCGTGGTGCAGCGCCTGGCCTGGCTGGGGCTGGGCATCGACGCCGCAGCCAACAGCTCGGGGCATCTCAACATCGCCTCCGGCTCCAGCCGCATTCCCATCCTGGCGCTGCCCACCGACGAAGAGGCGGTGATGGCGGCGCAGGCCGCTGCCCTGGTCGCGCCCGCCAGCGCTTGA
- a CDS encoding DUF4010 domain-containing protein: MTDALPPLLLQFAATVLLSFVLGLELHSYRRSQDEGIGFGTTRTLTLIGAIGFVLWLLDGVQANVGAPQVFLHPANGGTAAAIASDLLGTRGLYLAGLAVLAVWLAVDLWPRVARSTRAASQPADNGGALLPSLIALVAYALGPLVLTQPDWFVAAVMVVTILMLGEKPLIRRLSDAFPSAEGVTLAKFLIIAGLVLPLMPASPLPGLPTLSYQKVWLAVVAISGLSYLGYVAHRYIWPKAGTLVTGIIGGLYSSTAVTIVLGRESRTDAGIAAQAPAAIVVAIMMMYVRLLVLIALLGHLDAARALLLPFGTIVLGSGVVAFVLWRIGSRTAAQSASAVQLGPHNPLALPIALLFAALFIAFAAITQFITTHYGAGALKLLSLLVGFTDINPFILSLVATHGVVNPSLMVSAILVASVTNNLVNAGYALVLARQRAMVPVAGWFALCLVAALFWTGWL, from the coding sequence ATGACCGACGCCCTGCCCCCGCTGCTGCTGCAGTTCGCCGCAACCGTGCTGCTGAGCTTCGTGCTGGGGCTGGAGCTGCACAGTTACCGCAGGTCGCAGGATGAAGGCATCGGCTTCGGCACCACGCGCACGCTGACCCTGATCGGCGCCATCGGCTTCGTGCTGTGGCTGCTCGACGGCGTTCAGGCCAACGTCGGGGCGCCGCAAGTTTTTCTGCACCCTGCGAATGGTGGGACGGCTGCAGCCATCGCCTCGGATCTGCTGGGCACGCGCGGGCTTTATCTGGCGGGACTGGCGGTGCTCGCCGTCTGGCTGGCGGTGGACTTGTGGCCGCGCGTGGCGCGAAGCACGCGTGCGGCGAGTCAGCCTGCCGACAACGGCGGCGCGTTGCTGCCGTCGCTCATCGCCCTGGTGGCTTACGCCCTGGGGCCGCTGGTGCTCACCCAGCCCGATTGGTTCGTGGCGGCGGTGATGGTCGTGACCATTCTGATGCTGGGCGAAAAGCCGCTCATCCGCCGCCTGTCCGACGCCTTCCCCAGCGCCGAGGGCGTGACCCTGGCGAAGTTCCTCATCATCGCCGGCCTGGTGCTGCCGCTGATGCCGGCCTCGCCGCTGCCAGGCCTGCCCACATTGAGTTACCAGAAGGTGTGGCTGGCGGTGGTGGCCATCTCGGGCCTGTCCTATCTCGGTTATGTCGCCCACCGCTACATCTGGCCCAAGGCCGGCACGCTGGTCACCGGCATCATCGGCGGGCTGTACTCCAGCACCGCGGTCACGATCGTGCTGGGCCGCGAGTCACGCACGGATGCGGGCATCGCCGCGCAGGCCCCGGCGGCCATCGTCGTCGCCATCATGATGATGTACGTGCGCCTGCTGGTGCTGATCGCCCTGCTCGGCCACCTCGATGCGGCACGCGCCCTGCTGCTGCCCTTCGGCACCATCGTGCTCGGTTCGGGCGTGGTCGCGTTCGTGCTGTGGCGGATCGGGAGTCGAACCGCTGCGCAAAGCGCCAGCGCCGTGCAGTTGGGTCCGCACAACCCGCTGGCCTTGCCCATCGCGCTGCTGTTCGCGGCCCTGTTCATCGCCTTCGCCGCCATCACGCAGTTCATCACCACGCACTACGGCGCCGGAGCGCTCAAGCTGCTCAGCCTGCTGGTCGGTTTCACCGACATCAATCCCTTCATCCTCTCGCTGGTGGCCACGCATGGCGTCGTCAACCCATCGTTGATGGTCAGCGCCATCCTCGTCGCGTCCGTCACCAACAACCTGGTCAACGCCGGCTATGCGCTGGTGCTCGCGCGACAGCGCGCCATGGTGCCGGTGGCCGGCTGGTTCGCGCTGTGCCTGGTGGCGGCGCTATTCTGGACCGGATGGCTGTAG
- a CDS encoding dihydrolipoyl dehydrogenase, protein MTVPAQVDCLILGAGGAGYPAAFFLAQAGKSALMVDPIGNLGGDCLAEGCVPSKAVREAALVRGLADKFAHFGLRGAAPAVDWRAVMARKDRVQQTRYAQHGEEIAQGGALFVHGRGAITAPDRARIDAANGSTREVGFRHLILATGSRPARLPIPGAELAITSHELFRLGADLPQPEHLVIIGGGYIGVETASMLQALGTRATVLEYTAQLLPGFDAELATFLHASLAQRVRIELSAQVLGIERNGADFTVRYRQNGQEHTVQGDAVLMATGRVPVLPEGFAHLGLQVEHGHVVVDATLRTTNPQVWAPGDVNGRSMLFHSAVRQSLVAAHCIAAGGQAVDRMRFDAVPMTVFTEPELAHVGLTAAQAEAAFGAGAVAVTHYDYATDSRAQIYGETLGFIKLVFDLRNGLLLGAQIAGMDAAQLIAPLALALEQGLGAAALAETAFPHPMLSEGINKAARAFFSSLSA, encoded by the coding sequence ATGACAGTTCCTGCACAGGTCGATTGCCTGATCCTCGGCGCCGGCGGCGCCGGCTACCCCGCGGCGTTTTTTCTCGCCCAGGCCGGCAAGTCGGCGCTGATGGTCGATCCCATCGGCAATCTCGGCGGCGACTGTCTGGCCGAGGGCTGCGTGCCGTCCAAGGCGGTACGCGAGGCGGCGCTGGTGCGCGGCCTGGCGGACAAGTTCGCCCACTTCGGCCTGCGCGGCGCCGCGCCCGCCGTGGACTGGCGCGCGGTGATGGCCCGCAAGGACCGCGTGCAGCAAACGCGCTACGCCCAGCATGGCGAGGAAATCGCCCAGGGTGGCGCGCTGTTCGTGCACGGGCGCGGCGCGATCACCGCGCCGGATCGCGCCCGCATCGACGCCGCCAACGGCAGCACGCGCGAAGTCGGCTTTCGCCATCTCATCCTCGCCACCGGCTCGCGCCCGGCGCGCCTGCCCATCCCCGGAGCCGAGCTGGCCATCACCTCGCACGAACTGTTCCGGCTCGGCGCCGACCTGCCGCAGCCCGAGCATCTGGTCATCATCGGCGGCGGCTACATCGGCGTGGAAACCGCCTCGATGCTGCAGGCGCTGGGCACCAGGGCCACCGTGCTGGAATACACCGCGCAACTGCTGCCCGGCTTCGACGCTGAACTCGCCACTTTCCTGCACGCCAGCCTTGCGCAGCGCGTGCGCATCGAACTGTCCGCGCAGGTGTTGGGCATCGAGCGCAACGGCGCAGATTTCACGGTGCGCTACCGTCAGAACGGGCAGGAACATACGGTGCAAGGCGACGCCGTGCTGATGGCCACAGGACGCGTGCCGGTGCTGCCCGAGGGCTTCGCGCATCTGGGCCTGCAAGTCGAACACGGCCATGTGGTGGTGGATGCAACCCTGCGCACCACCAACCCGCAGGTGTGGGCGCCGGGTGATGTCAACGGCCGCAGCATGCTGTTTCACTCGGCCGTGCGGCAAAGCCTGGTGGCCGCGCACTGCATCGCCGCCGGCGGCCAGGCGGTGGATCGCATGCGTTTCGACGCGGTGCCGATGACCGTGTTCACCGAGCCGGAACTGGCGCATGTGGGCCTGACCGCCGCGCAGGCCGAAGCCGCGTTCGGCGCGGGTGCCGTGGCGGTGACGCACTACGACTATGCGACGGACTCACGCGCACAGATCTACGGCGAGACGCTGGGCTTCATCAAGCTGGTGTTCGACCTCCGCAACGGCCTGCTGCTGGGCGCGCAGATCGCCGGCATGGACGCCGCGCAACTGATCGCGCCGCTGGCGCTGGCGCTGGAGCAGGGTCTGGGTGCGGCAGCGCTGGCCGAAACCGCTTTTCCGCATCCCATGCTCAGCGAGGGCATCAACAAGGCCGCGCGCGCTTTCTTTTCATCCTTGAGCGCATGA
- a CDS encoding plasma-membrane proton-efflux P-type ATPase, whose product MQTPDSPKPATPTLPPTDRKQGLSAAEAQRRLAQFGANAIADKSVPAWRQLAAKFWAPVPWMLEAVIVLQLLLDRRLEALVIAVLLVFNAVVAFVQEQRAKDALALLRKQLHVNARVLRDGKWSPIPAEQVVPGDIVHLRAGDLVPADLALFDGAVALDQAALTGESLPVDAGPGKPAYTGAIVRQGEASGEVTATGAHTFFGRTAELVRTSTAPSHMQRTIFAIVKRLVIFDAALVVLVVAYALLHHLALLDTAVFALMLLVASVPVALPATYTLATAVSSLKLAHRGVLVTRLPAVEEAAAMDTLVSDKTGTLTQNTLTLAGAIALAAGSDDNAVLRTAALASDDATQDPLDLAILGPARERKLLADAPARQDFHPFDPATRRSEGIYTVDGHEWHAVKGAATVIGPLCKLDVAQQAALDAAERQLAASGARVLAVAAGPADALQLLGVVGLSDPPRPDAAALIAQLTQLGVRVCMATGDAQETARAIGARLGLGTRVCVAQGAGAQNPEDCDLYARVLPEDKHHIVAALQKAGHVTGMTGDGVNDAPALRQAELGIAVASATDVAKAAAGVVLTDPGLGGVLTVVRAGREVHRRMLTYTLNKTLKTFEITVFLTLGLWLTGGFVISPMLIVLMLFANDFVTMSIATDRVRPTPTPQHWDVRRLVAAAAGFASLSLVFSLSFYFIARNAWGLDGHQSQTLAFLILVFTNQAGIYALRTNTPLWSLAPSRWMAMASIGDLAIVSLLAGSGVLMARLPWSLIVLLLASGVAFSFVLDAAKRPLFKHFAIA is encoded by the coding sequence ATGCAAACTCCCGATTCCCCCAAACCCGCCACTCCCACGCTGCCGCCCACCGACCGCAAGCAGGGGCTGAGCGCCGCCGAAGCGCAGCGCCGGCTCGCGCAATTCGGCGCCAATGCCATCGCCGACAAGTCGGTGCCGGCGTGGCGGCAGCTCGCCGCCAAGTTCTGGGCGCCGGTGCCGTGGATGCTGGAGGCGGTGATCGTGCTCCAACTCCTGCTCGACCGCCGGCTGGAGGCGCTGGTGATCGCCGTGCTGCTGGTGTTCAACGCGGTGGTGGCCTTCGTGCAGGAGCAGCGCGCCAAGGACGCGCTGGCGCTGCTGCGCAAACAGTTGCACGTGAACGCGCGCGTGCTGCGCGACGGCAAGTGGAGCCCGATTCCGGCCGAGCAGGTGGTGCCGGGCGACATCGTGCACCTGCGCGCCGGCGATCTGGTGCCGGCGGATCTGGCCCTGTTCGACGGCGCGGTGGCGCTGGATCAGGCGGCGCTCACCGGCGAGTCGCTGCCGGTCGACGCCGGCCCCGGCAAACCGGCCTATACCGGCGCCATCGTGCGCCAGGGCGAGGCCAGCGGCGAGGTGACCGCCACCGGCGCGCACACCTTTTTCGGCCGCACCGCGGAACTGGTGCGTACGTCCACCGCGCCCAGCCACATGCAGCGCACCATCTTCGCCATCGTCAAGCGGCTGGTGATCTTCGACGCCGCGCTGGTCGTCTTGGTGGTGGCCTACGCCCTGCTGCACCACCTGGCGCTGCTGGACACCGCCGTGTTCGCGCTGATGCTGCTGGTGGCCTCGGTGCCGGTGGCGCTGCCGGCCACCTACACGCTGGCCACCGCCGTCAGCAGCCTCAAGCTCGCGCACCGGGGCGTGCTGGTGACGCGCCTGCCCGCGGTGGAGGAAGCCGCGGCGATGGACACCCTGGTGTCGGACAAGACCGGCACGCTGACGCAGAACACGCTGACGCTCGCCGGTGCGATCGCGCTCGCAGCGGGCAGCGACGACAACGCCGTGCTGCGCACCGCCGCCCTGGCCAGCGACGATGCCACGCAGGATCCGCTCGATCTCGCCATCCTCGGCCCGGCGCGCGAACGCAAGCTGCTGGCCGACGCGCCCGCGCGGCAGGACTTCCATCCTTTCGACCCGGCCACGCGACGCAGCGAAGGCATCTACACCGTGGACGGCCACGAGTGGCACGCGGTCAAGGGCGCGGCCACCGTCATCGGCCCGCTGTGCAAGCTCGATGTTGCTCAGCAGGCCGCGCTGGACGCGGCCGAACGCCAGCTCGCCGCGAGCGGCGCGCGCGTGCTGGCGGTGGCGGCCGGCCCTGCCGATGCCCTGCAACTGCTCGGCGTGGTGGGCCTGTCCGACCCGCCGCGACCCGACGCCGCCGCGCTGATCGCCCAGCTCACGCAACTCGGCGTGCGCGTGTGCATGGCCACCGGCGACGCGCAGGAAACCGCGCGCGCGATCGGCGCCAGGCTGGGCCTGGGCACGCGCGTGTGCGTGGCGCAGGGCGCGGGTGCGCAAAACCCCGAAGACTGCGACCTCTACGCGCGCGTGCTGCCCGAGGACAAGCACCACATCGTCGCCGCGCTGCAAAAGGCCGGCCACGTCACCGGCATGACCGGCGACGGCGTCAACGACGCACCCGCACTGCGTCAGGCCGAACTGGGCATCGCCGTCGCCAGCGCCACCGACGTCGCCAAGGCCGCCGCCGGCGTGGTGCTGACCGATCCCGGCCTGGGCGGCGTGCTGACCGTGGTGCGGGCCGGGCGCGAGGTGCACCGGCGCATGCTCACCTACACCCTCAACAAGACCCTCAAGACCTTCGAGATCACCGTGTTCCTGACGCTGGGCCTGTGGCTCACCGGCGGCTTCGTGATCTCGCCGATGCTGATCGTGCTGATGCTGTTCGCCAACGACTTCGTCACCATGAGCATCGCCACCGACCGCGTGCGCCCGACGCCGACCCCGCAGCACTGGGACGTGCGCAGACTGGTTGCCGCCGCTGCCGGCTTCGCTTCGCTTTCGCTGGTGTTTTCGCTCTCGTTTTACTTCATCGCCCGCAACGCATGGGGGCTGGATGGCCACCAAAGCCAGACCTTGGCCTTCCTCATCCTGGTCTTCACCAATCAGGCCGGCATCTATGCCTTGCGCACCAACACCCCGCTGTGGAGCCTCGCCCCATCGCGCTGGATGGCCATGGCCAGCATCGGTGATTTGGCAATCGTCAGCCTGCTCGCCGGCTCGGGCGTGCTGATGGCGCGGTTGCCATGGAGCTTGATCGTCCTGCTGTTGGCGTCCGGCGTGGCTTTTTCTTTCGTGCTGGACGCAGCCAAACGTCCGCTGTTCAAACACTTCGCCATCGCCTGA
- a CDS encoding alpha/beta fold hydrolase → MSTPSPAAPVPNINSPFFWPMQLAASLAEQGMELAARNVKFLDEEVRLHGGIKPKLATAHTQRLKLRTLDLCDYSAPGAKGVPTLVNAPYAGHTSMIADYHEGQSLMQTLKASGVRDLFLTDWHSATLDMKDLEVDQYLGELLACVDDLGGRVNLVGLCQGGWMGAMLAARYPDKVASLVLAGSPIDTHAGKGPLVKMVKESPMGFYADLVASGGGLMLGKTMLAGWKNMHPEQHYVQEHIDLYEHIDDPVWLSKTEAFERWYENPLDLPGRWYLQVIDQLFKRNLLAKDDYVALGRKLDLKTITCPLYLLAGERDDITGHEQVFAAEHLMGTSEAHIHKRMVPGGHVGLFMGARTLKEAWPEIAAWIVQQEPPGWR, encoded by the coding sequence ATGTCCACACCCAGCCCCGCGGCACCTGTGCCCAACATCAATTCGCCGTTTTTCTGGCCCATGCAACTCGCCGCCAGCCTGGCCGAGCAAGGCATGGAGCTGGCCGCGCGCAACGTGAAGTTTCTCGACGAGGAAGTGCGGCTGCATGGCGGCATCAAGCCCAAGCTCGCCACCGCGCACACGCAGCGGCTGAAGCTGCGCACGCTGGATCTGTGCGACTACTCCGCACCCGGCGCGAAAGGCGTTCCCACCCTGGTCAATGCGCCCTATGCCGGGCACACCTCGATGATCGCCGACTACCACGAGGGCCAGAGCCTGATGCAGACGCTCAAGGCCAGCGGCGTCCGGGACCTGTTTCTCACCGACTGGCATTCCGCCACGCTGGACATGAAAGACCTCGAAGTCGATCAGTACCTCGGCGAACTTCTGGCCTGCGTCGACGACCTCGGCGGCCGCGTCAACCTGGTCGGCCTGTGCCAGGGGGGCTGGATGGGGGCGATGCTGGCGGCGCGCTATCCCGACAAGGTCGCCAGCCTGGTGCTGGCCGGCTCGCCCATCGACACCCATGCCGGCAAAGGCCCGCTGGTGAAGATGGTGAAAGAAAGCCCGATGGGCTTTTACGCCGATCTGGTGGCCAGCGGCGGCGGGCTGATGCTGGGCAAAACCATGCTCGCCGGCTGGAAGAACATGCACCCCGAGCAGCACTATGTGCAGGAGCACATCGACCTGTACGAGCATATCGACGACCCGGTGTGGCTGTCGAAAACCGAGGCTTTCGAGCGCTGGTACGAAAACCCGCTGGACCTGCCGGGCCGCTGGTACCTGCAAGTCATCGACCAACTGTTCAAACGCAACCTGCTGGCCAAAGACGACTACGTGGCACTCGGGCGCAAGCTCGATCTCAAAACCATCACCTGCCCGCTGTATCTGCTGGCCGGCGAGCGCGACGACATCACCGGCCATGAGCAGGTGTTCGCCGCCGAGCATCTGATGGGCACGTCCGAGGCGCATATCCACAAGCGCATGGTGCCGGGCGGGCACGTGGGCCTGTTCATGGGCGCGCGCACGCTGAAGGAAGCCTGGCCCGAGATCGCCGCCTGGATCGTCCAACAGGAGCCGCCGGGCTGGCGGTGA